GGACATCTGCGCCATCTGCGCGACCATCTGCGTGTTGTCCATCGGCTTCAGCGGATCCTGGTGCTGCAGCTGCTCGGTCATCAGGCGCAGGAAATCGGCCTGGTCCAGCGTGTTCTTCTTCTTGGTGGCGTTGCTGTTCGGGGCGTTCAGACCGAGTGCGGTATAGACGTCCTGGTTGGTCTGGTTGTTGACGGCAGTGGTCATGGCGGTATCCGGTACTGCGGGCCTCAGCGGCCCATGGTCAGGGTGGCCAGGGCCAGTTCCTTGGCGGTGGTCAACATCTCCACGCCGGCCTGGTAATTGCGCGAGGTCGAGATCAGGTTGACCATCTGCGCCACCGGATCGACGTCGGGCTGGTAGATGTAGCCATCGGCATCGGCCAGCGGATGGCCCGGCTCGTAGCGCTTGATCGGCGCTGCATCGCTCTGGGTGATCTCCTTCACCTTGACCGAGGTGATGTTCGGATCGTTCTTGCTGGTGACGGCCTGGAAGATCGGTTCCAGCGGCTTGTACACGGCGTCGGCGGAGCCGGCGACGGTATCGGCGTTGGAGAGGTTGGAGGCGATGGTGCTCATGCGCACCGACTGCGCCTGCAGCGCGGAGCCGGCGATATCGAAGATCGGCAGGTTGCTCATGGCTTATTGCCCCGTGATCGCGGTCAGCATGGAACGCACCTTGCTCTCAACGAAGCTGAGCGAGGCGCGATATTCGAGCGCGGCGCGGCCATAGGCGGCACGCTCGGCATCGGGATCGACGGTGTTGCCGTCCAGGCTGGGCTGCACGCCTTCGCGCGCGATCTGGAACGGATTCAGGCCACTACTGATCTCGTAGTGCTGCTCGTGGGTGGTGGCCATCAGGCCATTGGCATCCTGTCCCTGGGCGTGGCGCAGGGCGGCATCGAAGTCCAGGTCCTGGGCCTTGTAGCCGGGCGTGTCGGCATTGCCGAGGTTGCTGGCGATCAGCTTCATCCGCTGTTCGCGCAACGGCATGGCCTGGGCGTGGACGCCCAGATAGTCGGTAATCAGGTTGCGCACGGTGCACTCCCACGGGAACGTTGCCCCGGAAGCTGCAAGGGGTGTGCCAAAGCACGGTGCGTCCTGGTAGAGCCGAGCCATGCTCGGCTGCATTTCGTTCAGGCGCCGCACAAGCCGAGCATGGGCTCGGCTCTACAGGACAGGGCCTTACGCCGCCATCGCCACCTTGCGCAGGCGGTCCAGCACGAAATCAGCCAGCTCGTGCGGCGAGTACTTGGCGACGAACGCGTTGGCGCCCACGCGCTCGACCATCGCATTGTTGAATACGCCCGACAGCGAGGTGTGCAGCAGCACATACAGGCCCGCCAGGCCCGGATGGCGCCGGATTTCCGTCGTCAGCGTATAGCCGTCCATGGCCGGCATCTCGATGTCCGAGATGACCATGGCATAACGTTCGGCCGGGTTCTCGCCCGAGGCATGGATCTGCAGCAGGTGGTCCAGCGCCTGCTTGCCGTCGGAAAGCAGGGTGGCACCCACGCCCAGCTGGTCCAGCACGCTGCGGATCTGCTGGCGGGCCACGCGGGAGTCGTCCACCACCAGCACCTGCAACTGCGGGCCGTCGGCCGGCATTGCCATCGCCGGGTCCAGTACCGCTTCACCGCGTACCTGGGCGATGTCGGCCAGCACGCTTTCCACGTCGATCACCTGGATCAGCTCGCCCTGGAAGCGGGTCACCGCGGTCAGGTAGCTCGATTCGGCGCCCAGCTCCGGCGGCGGATGGATGTCCTCCACCGCGATGTTGACGATGCGCTCCACGCCGCTGACCAGGAAGCCCTGGATCGAGCGGTTGAATTCGGTGACGACCAGGTAGCCGGGGGCGGTATCCGCATCGGGCTCACGTTCGGGGTGGCCGATGGCCAGGCCCAGGTCCAGCACCGGCACCGAGCGGCCACGGACGTCGGCCACGCCGGCGAACTGGCTGGGCAGCCCAGGCACCTGGAACAGCTCCGGGCGCCGCAGGACTTCCTGCACCTTGAAGACATTGACGCCAAAAAGCTGACGTCCGCCGAGACGGAACAGCAGCAGCGCCAGGCGGTTGTGGCCGGCCAGACGGGTCCGCTGGTCGATCCGGTTGAGCAGGTCATGGGACATGGCTGCTGTATCGGCGCCACAGCGGCGGAACTTGAGGGTGGTCTGCCACGTGCGTGCTCTGTACCGCTTCTGCCCCTCTGTAGAGTCGACTGTCAGTCGACTGCTCTTCGCGGTCGACGGCGCTTGTCCGATCTCGGGAGATCCCGCACTTTGCGCGTACGTCGACTGACAGTCGACGCTACACATTCCTATTCCCATCCTCGGTCCCCCCGATCCCATCCCGGCCAAGAGACCCGGTCGCTCTGGCACACCCCTTGCACGCACCAGGGCCAGATCCCATCGACAGGAGGCGCCATGCGCCGGATCACATCCCTAATCGCCATCGGGCTGGCTCTGGCGTCGCCGTGGGTGGCCGCTGTGGACTGGCAGCCCGTGGCCAGCATCCGCGCCGCAGCACTGACGACCTTGCCGGCGGGCAGCGAGGGCGAGGCCCAGGTGGCCGATGCGCTGCGCCTGCCGAAGTGTGGCGGCGCGCTGCAGGTGCAGCCCACCGCCAACACCACCGTGGAGGTCAGTTGCCCCGATGCGGGCGGCTGGCGCCTGTTCGTACCGGTGAAGGTGCGGCGCAACCAGACCGTGCTGGTGCTCAATCGTGGAATCGGCACTGGAGAAACCCTCACTGCCGCCGATATCACCACTGCCCAGCGTGACGCTGCCCGGATTGCCGGTGCGGTGTTGGCCGATCCCAACGCAGCGATCGGTCGCATCGCCCGCCGTCCCTTGCAGGCCGGGGCCCTGCTGTCGAACAACGATCTGGTGGTGCAGCGTCTCATCAAGCGAGGAGACAATGTGGCCCTGGTATCGCGTCGCGGCTCGGTCGAGGTCCGCATTGCCGGTCGTGCGATGGGCGATGCCGGTGAGAATGAACGGGTCTCGGTGGAAAACCTGTCCTCGCGGCGGATCGTGCAGGGCACGGTCGATGCCGCAGGTGACGTAATCGTGGCGCGTTGATTTACCGCAAAATATCCCTAAAGATCGCGGCCCTGAGGCCGTTATCCCTTGTGAACGGCAACTCCAGGACACCCCATGAGCCAGAAAATCGACGGCAACCTGCAGGTCCCCCAGGCACTGCGCAGCGTGACGACCCCGGCCAGCAAGCCCGGCGTCAGCAGCGATGCGCCGGCGCGCCCGGTCGAGGCTGCCGACAGCCTGCGCCTGACCGGCGAGGCCACCAATCTGCAGGCCATCGAGCGTGAGCTGACCACCGCCCCGGCGATTGACGCCCAGCGCGTGGCCGCCGTGCGCGAGTCGCTGCAGAACGGCACCTACAAGATCAATCCGGACGCGATCGCATCGCGCATGCTCGATCTGGACCAGCAGCTGCAGGGATGACCGCAGCGATGAGCGAGCCGCTGCAGCGTCTCGCCCAGGCCCTGGACGTTGAACGCCAGGCCCTGGTCGAGCACGACGTGCACGCCCTGATCCGGGCTACCGGGGCCAAGCTGGAAGCGCTGCGTGCGCTGGAAGGCGCGCCGCCGGTCGGGCAGGGCGAACAGCTGCAGGAACTGGCCGAACGCAATCGCGCCAACGGCGTGCTGCTGTCGCGGCGGCGTCGCGAGGTCAACTGGGCACTGCGCCAGCTTGGCCGTACCGAAGACGCCTCGGCCTACGACGCCAAGGGCCAGTCACACAACGTCACTGCCCGCCGCCCACTCGCCGTTGCCTGACGCGGCGGCGGCCGCACAACCCACCCCCGCGGGCTGAAGCCCGCTGCGTGACCGCGTATATTGGGCGCCTGTTCGAATGCCCCGAGTCGCCGTGTCCGCTGCCAACGCCCTGGTTACCGCCCCCCTTCCGCCGCAGCCGGTGCTGCAGGCCCTGCTTGAGCGCCTGCGCGAAGGACTGCTGCTGTTCACTGAAGACGGGCAGGTGGCGCTGGCCAATCCAGCCGCGCAGAACCTGCTGGCCAAAGGCGCAGATGGCGCATTGCCGCCACCGCAGCGTCTGCGCGAACTGCTGCCCCCCGATGCGCTGGAACAGGCCCGCCAGCATGGCCACTGGAACGGCAGCCTGCCGCTGGGTGAGGGCGTGGTCATTGCCCACCTGTACCACCACGGTACGGTGGGTGAGGGCCACTTCCTCGCCTTGTTCCGCCACATCGAGGGGCAGGAAGACTACGAGCGCGAACTCCAGCAGCGCCACGCCGAACTGCGCCAGGCCTACCTGCGCCTCAACGGCACCCAGGAGAAGCTGCTGCAGTCGGAAAAGATGGCCTCCATCGGCCAGCTCGCGGCAGGTGTCGCGCACGAGATCAACAACCCGATCGGTTACGTCCACTCCAACCTGGGCAGCCTGCAGGAATACCTGCGCAGCCTGTTCACCGTGATTGAAGCGTACGAGCGCGCTCTGCGCGCGCCGGACCCGAAGGCGTTGATTCCGGAAATCGACGATATCCGTGACCGCCTGGACATCGATTTCATCAGCCGCGACCTGCCGCAGCTGATGGCCGAGTCGCGCGAGGGCATCGAGCGCGTGACCCGCATCGTGCGCGACCTGAAGGACTTCTCGTATTCCGGCCGCGACGAGTCGTGGAAGCTGGTCGACCTGCATGCAGGCCTGGAATCGACCATCAACATCATCTGGAACGAGCTGAAGTACAAGGTCACCCTGCAGCGCGAGTTCGGCCAGCTGCCGCTGGTGGAGTGCCTGCCGTCGGAGTTGAACCAGGTCTACATGAACCTGCTGCTCAATGCCGGCCACGCCATCGCCGAGCGCGGCACGATCACGGTGCGCACCGGTGTCGATGGTGATCATGTGTGGGTCGAGTTCGAAGACACCGGCGGCGGCATCTCGCCCGAACTGCGCCAGCGCATCTTCGATCCGTTCTTCACCACCAAGCCGGTCGGCAGCGGCACCGGCCTGGGGCTGTCGATCTCCTACAGCATCATCAACAAGCACCATGGCCGCATCGATCTGGACAGCACGCCAGGCGTGGGTTCGCGCTTCCGTGTGGTGTTGCCGGTGAAGCAGCCGCGCTGACCGCTTGTGGTAGTGCCGGCCGCTGGCCGGCAACCTCATTGAACCTGACATCCAGAGCAGCCGGCCCGCGGCCGGCTCCACCAGAGGGGGCGGTCACCGCAATGGTCGATCCTCACCGCCGTCTCCGCTTTCCACCGGCGCCGGACCGGCATTGCTGCGGCGCTGTTCCTCGTAGGTGCGGAACGCCTGGTGGATGTGCTTGCGCAGCTCATCGTCGTTCCAGGGTTTGGTCAGGAAGCGGTAGATCGCACCACGGTTGATCGCGTCGGTCACCGTGTTCAGATCGGTGTAGCCGGACAGCACCAGGCGGATCGTATCGGGGTACAGCATCTTCACCCGGCCCAGGAACTCGGTGCCGCTCATGTCACTCATGCGCTGGTCGGACAGGATCACCTGCACATCGTTGATCGCCAGCAGGTCGAACGCATCGCGCACGTTGCCGGCCGCCAGGATGCGGTAGCCATCACGGCGGAACAGGCGCACCAGCGAGCGCAGCACGTTCTCCTCGTCGTCCAGCAGCAGCAAAGTACGGTCCGGGCGGGTTTCGGCGAACGCCTCCGGACGCAGGTAGCGGCGGCGCAGGGTCATGCCGGCGGCATCGGCCGACATCGGCTCGCCGAACAGGTAACCCTGGAACACGTCGCAGTCGTTGCGGCGCAGGAAGCCCAGCTGCGCCTGCGATTCCACGCCGTTGGCAATCACGGTCATGCCCAGCTGGTGGCCCATGGCAATGATCGCGCGGGCGATGGCCGCCTCGCGGTTGCCGGCGGGCGCGCTCTTGATGAAGCTGCGGTCGATCTTCAGCTTGTCCACTGGATAGCGCACCAGCGCGCTCAGGCTGGAATCGCCGGTGCCGAAGTTGTCCAGGCTGAGGCTGATGCCTTCGTTGCGCAGGTTGGCCAGCGTCTCGTGCACGAAGTTGACGTTGTTGGTCAGTGCGCTCTCATTGATCTCCAGCGTTAGCATCTGCGCCGGCACGCCTGCGGCCTGGATCAGGCCCATCACTTCGGCGAAGAAATTGGGCCGCAGCAGCTGCAGGGTCGACACGTTCACGGCGATGGTGAAGTCATCGAAGCCCTGGTCGCGCCACAGGCGGGCCTGCTTCAGTGCGCCTTCCAGCACCCAGGTGCCGATCTGCACGATGATGCCCAGGCGCTCGGCAGTGCGCATGAAGCGCTCCGGCACCAGCATGCCCAGGGTAGGCGACTGCCATCGCAGCAGCGCTTCCATGCCCACCACGTGGCCATCGCGGGCACTGACCAGCGGCTGGTAGCGCAGCTTCAGCTCGCCATTGGGAATGGCATCCACGATCTGGCGCGCGATGATGCTCTCGCTGTGCGCACTGGGCGGGGTGTCCACTGCATGGATGCGCACGGCGTTGCCTCCCTCGCGGGCCGCTTGGTACAGCGCATCTTCGGCGTGATCGAGCAGGCGCGACGTGCTGCTGGCATGCTCCGGGCACAGGCTCACGCCCAGCTTGCCGGTCATGAACAGCGTGTAGGGCAGCACCGACAGCGGCAGCTCCATCTGCTGGCGGATTTCCTCGGCGAAGTCCTCCGGCAGCGGCACGTCGGCGGCGCGCGGCACCGCGATCAGGAATTCGTCACTGCCGTGGCGCCACAGCTTGCCGCGTCCGCGCAGGTAGGACTGCAGCCGCTGCGCCACCAGCACCAGCGCCTGGTCGCCCACCTCGGCGCTCATGTTCTCGTTCACCGAAGCGAAGTGGTCGATGTCCGCGTGCATCAGCATCAGCGCGGTGCCGCCGGAGGCCGCCTCGGCGACCATCGCCTGCAGCTCGGGGTTGCCGGCGCCGAGGCGGTCGGGGGCATCGTCGATGCTGACCGGGGGCTGGTTGGGGTTCCACATAGGCTCAGTATTCCGGTGAATCGACGGCAGCCATGCTGGCCGCCTGGTAGGGGAGGTGGACGTCGATCAGGGTGCCCTCGCCGTGTGCGGACTCGATCCGCACATGGCCGCCGACACTCTGCGCGCGCTCGCGCATCACGATCAGGCCAAGGCCGCGCGGGCCGTCAGGGTCGAAACCTTCGCCGTCATCCCGGATCTGCAGGTGCAGCCCGCGCTGGCCGACGTCGCGCAGCTGCAGCTGCACCTGGCTGGCACGCGCGTGCCGCAGCACGTTGGTCAGGCTCTCCTGCGCGATGCGGAAGCAGGCCTGCTCGATGCTGTTGTCGGGGCGATTCGGAAGCGGTTCGATCTCGGCCAGCAGTTCCACCGGCGAGGAGCGGAACAGCACGCGTGCCTGCCAGCTGAGGGCCGCTTCCAGGCCCAGGGCATCCAGCTGCGGCGGACGCAGCAGGGTGGAGATGTCACGCAGCTTGGCCACGGTCGTGTCGGCCAGGCCAACGATCTGCGCCAGATCCTCGGCGCGGCGCTGCGGATCATCCTCGTCCTGTGCTGCGTAGGCCGACAGCTTGATCGCAGTGATCGCCTGGCCGATGTCATCGTGCAGGTCGCGTGAGATCGCGCGGCGTTCATCTTCCTGCAGCGAGAACAGGCGCCCAGCCATGGCCTGCAGTTCGCGGTTGCTGGTTTCCAGCGCACTGCGGGTGCGTTCGGAATCGCTCAGGTCGCGCACGATCAGCAGCTTGCAGTCGCGGCCGCCATAGCGCACTTCGCCCACCGCAAGGCCGGCGTGGAAGCTGCGGCCGTCTGCGCGCTGCATTGCCACCACGCTGCTGTGGCCAGGGCCCAGGTGTGGCTGCCCGGCGCGCAGCTGGCCACGCACGCGGGCCAGGTCACCGGCAGCCACCAGGGCCGACAGGGGCTCGCCGAGCAGGGTATGGGTGCCGTAACCGAACAGGCTGGCGGCCCAGGCGTTGGTGTACAGCACATGCTCGTCGGAAAGGATCACCACGCCATCGGGCAGCACCCGCACCAGCTCGCGGAACTGCTCCTCGCGCTCGCGCAGCAGGCGCCGCGACTGTTCCTTTTCGGTCACGTCCTGCAGCGTTCCCAGTACCCGGCTGCGGCCGGACTCGTCGGTGCCACTGGCCGCACGCAGGTGAACCATCAACGCGCGGCCGTCCATCGACAGCAGCGGCAGCAGCACATCCACCTGTACCGGCTCACCGGAGCAGAGGTCGGCCAGCAGCTGTTCGGTCTGGCTGGCGGTAGCCGGGTCGGCGGGTACCAGCAGCTCGTCGAAGCGATGCCAGCGGCGGGCTTCGGGCGGGCGCCGGCCCAGCAGGCGATAGACCTGGTTGGAATAGCGGCCCAGGCCTGTGGACGGATCCAGCTCCCACGCGCCGATGCGGGCCAGCTCGTGCGCTTCTTCGACCCGCGCCAGCGCCTGGTCGCGGCGCAGCTGCGCCAGATCCTCGGCCGTGCGGTCGATGGCGATCAGCAGGCGCGCGTTGTGGCCGTCGTAGCTGATCGCGTTTGAACGCAGCTCCATCTGGCGCAGGCTGCCGTCGCGCAGCTGCAGCTGCGTGCGCAGGATGCACAGCTCCTCCGGCGCCTCCCGGATCGCCTCCAGTTTGGTCTGCAGCGCCTGGTCCTGGCCCGGTGGCCACAGCGCGTCGATGGTCTGCTCCAGCAGCTCGTCGCGTTCCCAGCCGAAAGCACTGCATGCAGCAGGGTTGGCATCGAGGATGGCCAACGTGTCCAGATCGTAGACCAGGATCGGGCCCGGATTGCCTTCGAACATCTGCCGCAGGCGCAGCTCGGAGGCCTGCTGGCGGGCATGGGTGTGCAGCACATGCTCGGCCAGCGGGCGCAGCAGCAGATACAGCAGCCCGGCACTGGCCAGTGCAAAGAACGAGCCCTTCACGCTCTGCCACATCGTGGCCTGCTGCGGGTCGGACACCAGCGCCTGTACCGCACTGTCGGAGGCGATCATCCAGGCCAACGCCATCACCAGATAGCTCAGTACCACCCGCCGGCGGTCGCGGCTCAGCGCCTGCGCCATCCGCGGGTCGGGAACTGGGGCGGTGCCGGTCGGTTCTGCGGGCATGGACGGGCTGGATGAAAAGGGGCGCCGGCCATCTTACCGCGCAGCTGTGCCCTGACCACTCAATTATCCGCTGCAGGGGCCGTTAACCACTGCGTGCCCCGCTGACGGGCGTGTCATCCGGAGCAAGATCGCGTGG
This genomic interval from Stenotrophomonas sp. 57 contains the following:
- the flgC gene encoding flagellar basal body rod protein FlgC; its protein translation is MSNLPIFDIAGSALQAQSVRMSTIASNLSNADTVAGSADAVYKPLEPIFQAVTSKNDPNITSVKVKEITQSDAAPIKRYEPGHPLADADGYIYQPDVDPVAQMVNLISTSRNYQAGVEMLTTAKELALATLTMGR
- the flgB gene encoding flagellar basal body rod protein FlgB, translated to MRNLITDYLGVHAQAMPLREQRMKLIASNLGNADTPGYKAQDLDFDAALRHAQGQDANGLMATTHEQHYEISSGLNPFQIAREGVQPSLDGNTVDPDAERAAYGRAALEYRASLSFVESKVRSMLTAITGQ
- a CDS encoding chemotaxis protein, coding for MSHDLLNRIDQRTRLAGHNRLALLLFRLGGRQLFGVNVFKVQEVLRRPELFQVPGLPSQFAGVADVRGRSVPVLDLGLAIGHPEREPDADTAPGYLVVTEFNRSIQGFLVSGVERIVNIAVEDIHPPPELGAESSYLTAVTRFQGELIQVIDVESVLADIAQVRGEAVLDPAMAMPADGPQLQVLVVDDSRVARQQIRSVLDQLGVGATLLSDGKQALDHLLQIHASGENPAERYAMVISDIEMPAMDGYTLTTEIRRHPGLAGLYVLLHTSLSGVFNNAMVERVGANAFVAKYSPHELADFVLDRLRKVAMAA
- the flgA gene encoding flagellar basal body P-ring formation chaperone FlgA, yielding MRRITSLIAIGLALASPWVAAVDWQPVASIRAAALTTLPAGSEGEAQVADALRLPKCGGALQVQPTANTTVEVSCPDAGGWRLFVPVKVRRNQTVLVLNRGIGTGETLTAADITTAQRDAARIAGAVLADPNAAIGRIARRPLQAGALLSNNDLVVQRLIKRGDNVALVSRRGSVEVRIAGRAMGDAGENERVSVENLSSRRIVQGTVDAAGDVIVAR
- the flgM gene encoding flagellar biosynthesis anti-sigma factor FlgM, translated to MSQKIDGNLQVPQALRSVTTPASKPGVSSDAPARPVEAADSLRLTGEATNLQAIERELTTAPAIDAQRVAAVRESLQNGTYKINPDAIASRMLDLDQQLQG
- a CDS encoding flagellar protein FlgN; the protein is MTAAMSEPLQRLAQALDVERQALVEHDVHALIRATGAKLEALRALEGAPPVGQGEQLQELAERNRANGVLLSRRRREVNWALRQLGRTEDASAYDAKGQSHNVTARRPLAVA
- a CDS encoding ATP-binding protein → MSAANALVTAPLPPQPVLQALLERLREGLLLFTEDGQVALANPAAQNLLAKGADGALPPPQRLRELLPPDALEQARQHGHWNGSLPLGEGVVIAHLYHHGTVGEGHFLALFRHIEGQEDYERELQQRHAELRQAYLRLNGTQEKLLQSEKMASIGQLAAGVAHEINNPIGYVHSNLGSLQEYLRSLFTVIEAYERALRAPDPKALIPEIDDIRDRLDIDFISRDLPQLMAESREGIERVTRIVRDLKDFSYSGRDESWKLVDLHAGLESTINIIWNELKYKVTLQREFGQLPLVECLPSELNQVYMNLLLNAGHAIAERGTITVRTGVDGDHVWVEFEDTGGGISPELRQRIFDPFFTTKPVGSGTGLGLSISYSIINKHHGRIDLDSTPGVGSRFRVVLPVKQPR
- a CDS encoding EAL domain-containing protein — its product is MWNPNQPPVSIDDAPDRLGAGNPELQAMVAEAASGGTALMLMHADIDHFASVNENMSAEVGDQALVLVAQRLQSYLRGRGKLWRHGSDEFLIAVPRAADVPLPEDFAEEIRQQMELPLSVLPYTLFMTGKLGVSLCPEHASSTSRLLDHAEDALYQAAREGGNAVRIHAVDTPPSAHSESIIARQIVDAIPNGELKLRYQPLVSARDGHVVGMEALLRWQSPTLGMLVPERFMRTAERLGIIVQIGTWVLEGALKQARLWRDQGFDDFTIAVNVSTLQLLRPNFFAEVMGLIQAAGVPAQMLTLEINESALTNNVNFVHETLANLRNEGISLSLDNFGTGDSSLSALVRYPVDKLKIDRSFIKSAPAGNREAAIARAIIAMGHQLGMTVIANGVESQAQLGFLRRNDCDVFQGYLFGEPMSADAAGMTLRRRYLRPEAFAETRPDRTLLLLDDEENVLRSLVRLFRRDGYRILAAGNVRDAFDLLAINDVQVILSDQRMSDMSGTEFLGRVKMLYPDTIRLVLSGYTDLNTVTDAINRGAIYRFLTKPWNDDELRKHIHQAFRTYEEQRRSNAGPAPVESGDGGEDRPLR
- a CDS encoding PAS domain S-box protein, coding for MPAEPTGTAPVPDPRMAQALSRDRRRVVLSYLVMALAWMIASDSAVQALVSDPQQATMWQSVKGSFFALASAGLLYLLLRPLAEHVLHTHARQQASELRLRQMFEGNPGPILVYDLDTLAILDANPAACSAFGWERDELLEQTIDALWPPGQDQALQTKLEAIREAPEELCILRTQLQLRDGSLRQMELRSNAISYDGHNARLLIAIDRTAEDLAQLRRDQALARVEEAHELARIGAWELDPSTGLGRYSNQVYRLLGRRPPEARRWHRFDELLVPADPATASQTEQLLADLCSGEPVQVDVLLPLLSMDGRALMVHLRAASGTDESGRSRVLGTLQDVTEKEQSRRLLREREEQFRELVRVLPDGVVILSDEHVLYTNAWAASLFGYGTHTLLGEPLSALVAAGDLARVRGQLRAGQPHLGPGHSSVVAMQRADGRSFHAGLAVGEVRYGGRDCKLLIVRDLSDSERTRSALETSNRELQAMAGRLFSLQEDERRAISRDLHDDIGQAITAIKLSAYAAQDEDDPQRRAEDLAQIVGLADTTVAKLRDISTLLRPPQLDALGLEAALSWQARVLFRSSPVELLAEIEPLPNRPDNSIEQACFRIAQESLTNVLRHARASQVQLQLRDVGQRGLHLQIRDDGEGFDPDGPRGLGLIVMRERAQSVGGHVRIESAHGEGTLIDVHLPYQAASMAAVDSPEY